Genomic window (Ostrea edulis chromosome 9, xbOstEdul1.1, whole genome shotgun sequence):
ATGCTGAAATTGCACCACCGTTTGCTAGAAATGAGGAATGTTGGTACTTGCCATTGTTCGGTGTGTACCACCCACACAAGCATAACCAAGTCAGAGTTGTTTTTGACTCATCGGCGAAACATCATGGAATTTCTTTAAATAGTGTTTTGATAGCCGGACCCGATCTTCTCAACAACCCCGTTGGCGTTTTATTACCCTTCAGGAAAGAGCCAGTAGCCGCTATTGCAGATATCCAGCAGATGTTTTATGGATTCCGTGTCTCAGAGAAGCACCGAAATTACTTGCAGTTCCTTTGGCACAGAGACAATGACCCCACTAATGAACTGATTGAATATAGGATGTGCGTACATGTTTTTGGTAATGCGCCATCTCCAGCTGTCGCTACTTATGGGCTTCGTTACTGTGTAGAGAATCCAGACAATGATTGTGGAGCTGCTGTGAGAGAATTTGTAAGAAGAAATTTCTATGTGGATGATGGTTTGGGATCGTTTTCTACAACGACAGAATGTGTCAAAAAGACTCAAGAGACCTTACAAAGGGAAGGAAACCTGAGACTTCACAAGATTGCGTCCAACAATGAATCAGTGATGGCCAGCTTCCCACAGGAAGATCTTGCAAGTGACTTGAAAACTTTAGATCCTGGTGCTGATGACTTGCCCTATCACCGCAGTTTGGGTCTGCTATGGGATCTAGGCTCAGATACCTTTACATTCGAGATCGCCAACGATGATAAACCATGTACCCGGAGAGGGGTGCTTTCTTCGGTAAACAGTCTCTTTGACCCACTAGGTCTAATTTCGCCAGTTGTCATCCAGAGATGAATTCTTATGAGAGACCTAGTATCAGAAACTACAGACTGGGACTTACCACTATCAAGCAACTGTGAACGGAAATGGAGAGAATGGAAGGATTCGCTCAAACCTCTCAAGGACCTGCATGTTCCACGTTGTTTTCTACAAACTTCCTTCAAGGAGTGCACAAATAAGCAACTTCACGTGTTCTAAGATGCGTCTGAAAAGCCGATAGCTACAGTGGCCTTTCTCAGAGCTATAGATCAACATGGAAAAATTCATGTAGAATTTGTCTACGGAAAATCTAAAGTAGCTACAAAACATGGACATAAAATTCCACGTTTAGAACTCTGTGCTTCAGTATTGGCGGTGGAGGTCGCTGAGATGCTATCTCAACAACTTGATGTACCATTAGAGGCAGTCTGTTATTATTCGGACAGTAAAGTTGTTTTGGGATACTTGAATAACACAAGCAGGAGATTCTATGTTTATGTCTGCAACCGTGTTGTAAGGATTCTCAAATCTTCCTCACCTTCTCAGTGGCTCCATGTGATCTCTGAAGAAAATCCAGCTGACTTGGGGACTAGAAGCTGTGATGCTTCCCAGTTGCAAGAGAGCTTATGGCTGAGAGGACCGTCGTTTCTCTATTCAGAGCATATTGTTCTGGGCAACGATGCATTCCCACTGATGAATTCTGAGTTTGACAAAGAAATACGTCCAGGTGTGGAAGTGAATAAGACACAATTAATGAATAGTGCCCGTCTTGGTACCAGCCGTTTCAAACGTTTCTCAAAATGGAAAACCCTTGTGTCAGCTATCACTCTTCTTCTGAAACTTGATGACAGAGTCAGGCTTAAAGACAACAAGGAAAACTGTATGGACCTGAAATTGATTCAGAGGGCTGAAAACCTCATTTTGCGAGAGGTCCAATGCAAAACATACCATCAGAAGATTTCCGCTTTACAAAAGCAGAGACCATTGCCAAGCAAGATTTTTCTTCTTACACTCACTTCGTATCGGAGGAAGACTTAAGGCTTCTGCATTATCCATGAGCGAGAAGCATCCCATTTTGTTACCTGGTAAACATCATGTTGCATCGATTATTgttaaacattttcatgaacGAGTCCAACACCAGGGTAGACATTTTACTGAAGGAGTAGTCAGGAAGGCCGGGTTCTGGATCACAGGGGGCAAGCGTCTAATATCCTCCCTGATATTCCACTGTGTGACTTGCAGGCGTCTTAGAGCAAAGTTTTCTGAACAGAAAATGGCTGACCTCCCTTGTGACCGCCTTTCTCCCTCACCACCGGTTACCTATGTGGGAGTGGATGTGTTCGGACCCTGAAATGTCATCACAGAGGAGGGAGCGCGAACTCGAAACGCTGGGCCGTGCTTTTCACCTGCTTGTATTGCCGGGCTGTTCATATTGATCGATCGAAGAAATGAGTACTTCTTCATTTATAAACTCCTTAAGAAGATTGTACGCAATCCGTGGCGAAGTTAAAGAGTTTAGGTCTGATCGTGGAAAAAACGTTGTAGGATCGACAGATGCTTTACAGATCAGTGTTATAAACGTAGAGGATAACCATATGAAGAACTTCCTCGAGGACAAACGAACAATATGGAAATTTAACCCACTCCGCTCTTCGCACATGGGTGGGGTTTGGGAGAGGCTCACGGGGGTGACCAGGCGTATCCTCGATAATATGCAGCTCAACTCAACACAGGGACAGCTATTTCATGAAGTCCTTTCAACTTTCATAGCGGAAGTCAGCGCCATTATCAACTCTAGGCCCATAGTTCCGGTTTCAAATGACCCAGAATCGCCGTTGATCTTGTCACCGTCAGTTCTGTTGACGCAGAAAACCGGTTCTGTGGAATCGTTCCAGCAGGTGAACAAAAAGGACATGTATTGTTCGTAATGGAGATATGTGCAACTTCTCGCAGACACATTCTGGAAAAGATgggaaaatgaatttctttcaaGCCTTCAACAGAGACAGAAATGGCAATCCGAATCTCCAAACCTGAAAGTTGGCGATGTAGTCTGAGATTGAGATGTTGCGAGGAATCAGTGTCCACTAGGGATCATACTCCGTGTGTTCTATAGCGAAGACAACCTCGTGAGGAAAATCGAAGTGAAAATTGTGAAAGACGGAAAAGGTTTTGTTTATGTGCGGCCTGTGACGAAAGTTGTGAAACTGTTGTGTGAGTAAATCACAAGTGATGTAAGCAATGAAACTATTATATGATGTACTGTGTTCATACTTGCCTTTAGCTACTTTGGATGTGAGGAAACATCACCtcttttttgcatttttctttgtATTCAACTATGTATTCGATATTGATATTATCATGTCTGGCGGGGAGTGTCGTGTTACCTACCACGACATGACTACCGTACGAGTTATTGCATACAGTTTCCGTTGTTGAAACCACATGCTTATGTTCACACGATGCAGACTGTTGTTTGTTTTGCCTACCACAGTGcaagtttatcaatattttgcatgtctTTATCTATGAACAATTCATGGTTAAATGCACAGGGTATTTTTATGATCAATAtctgcattgttttaaagttaacCGGTTGCGGCATCTCCAAGTCACTCATTCTTGGCCAGGTCACGTTTAcatgttgatattttgtattaatCTTTACATACTTGATGATGCATCGTAATTATAATTAGTCTGATGTATATCCAATCATTTCTTTAACTTGATAATTGAACTTAAGAATTATCTGGAAGTTATGGtcgaaattaaaaacaatggaaCACATTTATAGTCATAAATTAAGATTTATGTTGTATGTATGGAAAACACCTACTGTCATGATTTGTGCGATTGTATTTTATTGAAGTGTGATACCTTTTGCTCAATATTATTTCCAAAGTGTTAATACTTGTTGTTCAATGTTATTTCAGCTGTTCACTACATATTGTATAATCACCATACTGAATAAAGCGTCACCTACAAACACCGGGTGTTTACGATATTGagctttacatgtacatgtattgtaaaataagaattggatttttttttttttaaaaaccagatTTTTTTCCATTGATATCGAATAAAAATAAGCTTTGTGATGATTtgatttactatatatatatcaatgattgtcaaaacaaaataggATGACAGAATTATGTTTGGCTTCCTTTCAATCCAgattattgtcaaaacaaaCCGTAAGTGATGGCTTTATAAACAAGTTAATGTGGGTTTATTTTGGGGGAGTAATAATGAATATGGCAtgaactctcaattttgtaacTTTTTTCTCCTGTGACATTTTATCCACCTGAGGAAAGGACATCATTTCCTGTGACTTCTTGTTCTACCGGTTTTATGGCTCTTTGTCCCGTGACTTTCCGTCCCGTCTACCGTACATCAACACGTGGCCATTCTCGCAGTATGAATATAGCCATGGTAGCTTCTacattttgataattaattCTTTACCTTAGTTTATGCCAAaaaagtagaatttatttgtTGTGCTAATTGATTTTGAGACTCAAATGACTGGGAGGCACGGTTAAACGGTTAAATCCaccaggagagagagagagagagagagagagagagagagagagagagagagagagagagagagagaccttCCAGCTTCCGTAGCATTCGGTCCGTCTTTGCATTAAAAACGCAATACCGGTATTACTATGTGTTTTAACAGTACAGGTGCtaatttgtttggttttttctGTGGAGGGGGTTTTCCTTTATGAAAGCAATCTCTATAATTTGAACTTATTTCATCGTAtaatgctaactcctcctaggcatctgatcccacttctggtatatcaagggatCCGtgaccaactctctatttgaattgcttacaggagtaatgagattgatcacttgttcgttatcctcacctttcaaaaagacatgtatataatacaggttTGTTCTTATCCAATAGCTCACTGCCTTttctgggggtggggggtgggggtggggttgttCCGGCAATGTATCTATCAACATTATATTACACTTTTGAATGACTGAATTAATCTGACGACATTCagtaaaattaaatcattaatgAATTAATTAGTATTCATTAAACCACCACCCATGTTATACACTAAAACAATCCTGGCTATACAGAATCTGTGGTATCAATAACGGATGTAGCATTGTTAAATAATACAGATAAAGCCGAGAATACAACTGACGCTAAACACGAAAGGGGGGGGGTCCTTCAAATCAAGGAATGAGTTTTATAGCATagcccccaccccctcccccgagAACGGGCTCATGTTACGCCCACCCCCTCCGCCAAGCTCATGTTACGCACTTGATAAAAACCCAACCCACAATCTTGAATATACCTTTATATGTGTATTTAGTGTACCATCCCCATCTAGCAATTCCCATGTTTTAGTTTGACGATTTGAATGTATTTACAAGTATTtcttgtacaatgtatatatactgacaGAAAGAATGATTGTTAATAACACGCCTGCGCACTGACGAGTATAGCTGGTGACTGCAATACTGACTTTAAGTACCCGGTATAATTAGCACCACCCCCTTCCCCGGCAGGCCAGGAAATCCTAATAGGACTCTTTTTCTGGAGGGGGTTAATCTGCATTCGCATAAAAAAATCCAAGTGAACGAGACATCAAGAACAAAAGAAAATCTTAAACAAATACACACCCGTAAAGTTTCtgattatttatttcaatcgtcCAATATACTGTACCAGAAGTACTAGATACTGATTCTATggataataaacatgtatagtaCATAAAcagagacattaaacaatatacacaagTACACCTAATTATAATCAATGAGTTAGACAAtgatttaatagaaaataactgaATTCTACAAACGTTTAATGTTAAAGatatatttgttaataaaaTAATCACAGAATATGTTCAACGTTTTATCATTGTACACAGACAAGTGGAAACGTAACGAGAGAGATTTGCGGGACAATCCATTAAATAGCATTATGTACAAAGATACTGGTAACCTATCGGGGTCTTATACTGAGTACATCTACTAAGTATACATCAGGgactatacagagtgtcttctgacatgtttctttatctcttgtactcagtaacatctctctacaattctatcagggactatacagagtgtcttctgacatgtttctttatctcaCACATCACTCCTTGTACTCTGGCAGTCTGCACACACTGTCATACAAATCTCCACTATCACTGCACTTACACACCAGTCACCTCATCCTCTCTAGAGCAGACACACCCTCCCTGTCTAACACAGAGTCATACTCTCTATACCTCACCCTGACATTGACGTCTACCCCTGCCCCCAGCAACATCCTTACCTTCTCCATTCTGTGACTAACATAAATACCATGATCATCAATCAGTGTATACAACAGAGGTCTCACATCAGACTTACTGTGGAATTTATCATACAACTGTATCGACTGATTGACATCCAGACCCACACACAACAGACGTCTCAGTACATCACAGTCTCCCTTACTGATTGTCTCCCACAAAACTCCCCCTCTATCCATACACCACACTGATCTGTCTGTGAccacatcatcatcatcatcccTACTGTCTGTTTTAACTCCAGCATGTCTGATGTCCATCAGACAGTTAAATAGGTGTACATTTCCATTAAATTGACCTggaatgattttattttgttcctGTATGAGATATTTCACTATATCTGGTTTGTTCAGCATTAATGCTGTATATACTGATGACACTTTGATATCAACAACCTGAGAAACCCTGTCAGCTCCATGTTGCACTAGATATTTCACTGTTGATAAAGAACCCCCTCTTACTGCTgctatcagtggtgtattcccTTCTCTATCCTGTAGAatgacatcagcccccgcctttCCCAGCTCCTTCACCATACTCACATGTCCTCCCTTACATGCTGCTATCAGTGGTGTATTGGTGTAATTACCCTGTAGATTGGCATCAGCCGCCGCCTTCACCAGTTCCTTCATCACACTCACATGTTCTCCTTacatgcagctatcagtggtTTATTGCTGAACTtatcctgtagattgacataAGGCCctgccttcaccagctccttcaCCACACGCATATGTCCTTCCTCACATGCCactatcagtggtgtattcctGTACTTaccctgtagattgacatcagcccctaccttcaccagctccttcaCCATACTCACATGTCTTCTATAACATGCAGCTATCATTGGTGTATCATTCACCACTATACTGGTActctgtagattgacatcagcccccgttttcaccagctcctccactaTACTTACATGTCCTCTCTCAGATGCAGCTATAAGAGTGGTGTATTCCCCCATCTATCCtatagattgacatcagcccccgccttcaccagctcctctATTATACTTGCATGCCTTTCTCTACGTGCAACAGCAAGAGGTGAATAATTACACCAATAAGTACCTTTAATGACCTGCTGACCTATCCCATTGATCGTTTTCTTACAGACGGGAAGCATAACTCTGACTGTATGTACATCACCACTATAACAACTCAGCAGAAGTAATCTACACTCTTCTACTAGCCTATTGATTTCACTTTCCTGTTCATTGCTTGTACCTAACTTCTCTAACATCTTTTGTATTTGATTAGTAATCATAttccaaatattttcaaatatccCAGGTCCAGATTGTTCTTCAAGGTCATTTTTTCCTGTAATCctaaataattcacttatttcattttctttttttgtcTGTTGTACTATGTACTTTATTATACCATAATGTCCATAGTAAATCACCCAGCTGATCACTCTCACATTGTACGTGTATTCAACATCTACTATTTCTTCTTTATCATCTCGTTTCTTCCTCTGATCAATCAGTACCACCTGTCTCTCCCTCTCACTCAACTTCTCACTCTCCTTCATCACATTCGTTCGTTTACGCACTATCTTATCTACCTTTCCCTGACTGGACAGAAATACAGATTTTAATTCTGTGTATGACTTTGTCTTTAACACACCAATAAAAGCCTGACACACCTGGGGATGTTTTAAAACCTGATTACTGAAAACATCATACAGCTCCATGTTCTGTATGTCTCTGTACAATCTCTTTGCTAACAGTGGGTACTGATCCTCACGTAACCTTATACACAGATCAAACGATTCCTCTCTCTCATTGTTTTTATCATCGCTCTC
Coding sequences:
- the LOC130050534 gene encoding uncharacterized protein LOC130050534, with product MLSQQLDVPLEAVCYYSDSKVVLGYLNNTSRRFYVYVCNRVVRILKSSSPSQWLHVISEENPADLGTRSCDASQLQESLWLRGPSFLYSEHIVLGNDAFPLMNSEFDKEIRPGVEVNKTQLMNSARLGTSRFKRFSKWKTLVSAITLLLKLDDRVRLKDNKENCMDLKLIQRAENLILREVQCKTYHQKISALQKQRPLPSKIFLLTLTSYRRKT
- the LOC130050535 gene encoding ankyrin repeat domain-containing protein 17-like translates to MKELVKAAADANLQGNYTNTPLIAACKGGHVSMVKELGKAGADVILQDREGNTPLIAAVRGGSLSTVKYLVQHGADRVSQVVDIKVSSVYTALMLNKPDIVKYLIQEQNKIIPGQFNGNVHLFNCLMDIRHAGVKTDSRDDDDDVVTDRSVWCMDRGGVLWETISKGDCDVLRRLLCVGLDVNQSIQLYDKFHSKSDVRPLLYTLIDDHGIYVSHRMEKVRMLLGAGVDVNVRVRYREYDSVLDREGVSALERMR